The following coding sequences lie in one Vigna radiata var. radiata cultivar VC1973A unplaced genomic scaffold, Vradiata_ver6 scaffold_91, whole genome shotgun sequence genomic window:
- the LOC106753078 gene encoding cyclin-U2-1, whose product MASSSSSLAISPRKLRYDLYSYSYKEDSNTPLVINVLASLIERSMARTQRIVKNCSSALSKAISTNIFDCREIPDMTIQSYLERIFRYTRAGPSVYVVAYVYIDRFCQNNPGFRINARNVHRLLITTIMVASKYVEDMNFRNSYFARVGGLTTNELNELEVEFLFMMGFKLHVNVSVFESYCCHLEREVSIGGGYHIERTLRCAEEIKARHTEERGYTQITRVML is encoded by the exons ATggcctcttcttcttcttctcttgcaaTATCCCCAAGGAAGCTGCGCTATGATCTGTATTCTTATTCGTACAAAGAAGATTCCAACACCCCATTAGTGATAAATGTGCTGGCTTCACTCATTGAGAGGAGCATGGCTAGGACACAGAGGATTGTGAAGAACTGTTCAAGTGCTTTGTCCAAAGCCATCAGCACAAACATCTTCGATTGTAGAGAGATTCCTGATATGACCATTCAATCCTATCTAGAGAGAATTTTCAGGTACACTAGAGCAGGACCATCGGTGTATGTTGTTGCCTATGTCTACATTGACCGCTTTTGCCAAAACAATCCAGGGTTTAGGATCAATGCCAGAAATGTGCACAGACTTCTCATAACAACTATCATGGTGGCTTCTAAGTATGTGGAAGATAT GAATTTCAGAAATTCATACTTTGCAAGAGTTGGAGGGTTGACAACAAATGAATTGAATGAACTGGAGGTTGAATTTCTTTTCATGATGGGTTTcaaattgcatgtgaatgtgaGTGTTTTTGAGAGCTATTGCTGCCATTTGGAGAGGGAAGTCAGCATTGGAGGAGGTTATCACATTGAGAGGACTCTAAGGTGTGCTGAAGAGATCAAAGCAAGGCATACAGAGGAAAGGGGTTACACACAAATCACACGTGTCATGTTGTAG